A single genomic interval of Natronoarchaeum philippinense harbors:
- a CDS encoding MaoC family dehydratase, with the protein MTDDTTASSPLSAMTDAWLQMTETAFRSATAMNRAALGVSENGDGASPADADGTEPSDLPSLAFEDGDWDFERSVEDAAALGVGDAVTFTKRITDEDVERFAGASGDTNRLHLDEEFADDSRFGGRIAHGTLVSGLISAALARLPGLTIYLSQDLEFRGPVEIGDRVTASVEIVEDLGKGQFRLATTIENHATDSTVIDGEAVVLIDDLPE; encoded by the coding sequence GTGACCGACGACACCACCGCATCGAGCCCGCTGTCCGCGATGACCGACGCGTGGCTCCAGATGACCGAAACGGCGTTCCGCAGCGCGACCGCGATGAACCGCGCCGCGCTGGGCGTCTCCGAGAACGGCGACGGAGCGTCGCCCGCGGACGCCGACGGCACCGAACCGAGCGACCTGCCATCACTTGCCTTCGAGGACGGCGACTGGGACTTCGAGCGATCGGTCGAGGACGCCGCTGCTCTCGGCGTCGGCGACGCCGTCACGTTCACCAAGCGGATCACCGACGAAGATGTCGAGCGATTCGCCGGAGCGAGCGGCGACACCAACCGCCTCCACCTCGACGAGGAGTTCGCTGACGACTCCCGTTTCGGCGGACGCATCGCCCACGGGACGCTCGTTTCGGGACTGATCAGCGCCGCACTCGCACGCTTGCCGGGACTCACGATCTACCTTTCACAGGATCTGGAGTTCCGCGGTCCCGTCGAGATCGGCGATCGCGTGACAGCGTCGGTCGAGATCGTCGAAGACCTCGGCAAGGGCCAGTTCCGCCTCGCGACGACGATCGAGAACCACGCGACCGACTCGACGGTGATCGACGGCGAAGCCGTCGTCCTAATCGACGACCTTCCCGAGTAG
- a CDS encoding AbrB/MazE/SpoVT family DNA-binding domain-containing protein codes for MTDDSSGMPWPPAMFAEQMQEAGEQAVESQQELMKQFLSASAGAGGNLSQFPAMTMGTATFKTRVQSGGRISIPDAEREALDIDEGDIVQTIVIPLGDSNE; via the coding sequence ATGACGGACGATTCCAGCGGGATGCCGTGGCCGCCGGCGATGTTCGCAGAGCAGATGCAGGAGGCGGGCGAGCAGGCCGTCGAGAGCCAGCAGGAGCTGATGAAGCAGTTCCTCTCCGCCAGCGCTGGCGCGGGAGGCAACCTCTCGCAGTTCCCCGCGATGACGATGGGAACTGCGACGTTCAAGACCCGCGTGCAAAGCGGCGGGCGGATCAGCATCCCGGATGCAGAACGCGAAGCCCTCGATATCGACGAGGGGGATATCGTCCAGACCATCGTCATCCCACTCGGTGATTCCAATGAGTAA
- a CDS encoding poly(R)-hydroxyalkanoic acid synthase subunit PhaE — MTDSTPTDSVQQNWGSFMEEMNEQFVEALEQNVEAQAEFVESWTETLEATTGDERLSEGVDGYAKAYQVWMDAAQEMVERTADVADGEQIDVEEFRDVWLNSANQAFKEVMSTSAFAAATGESVQDAMEVRQMADDSAEATLRQLRIPTQSDVEEIGDRLVELERRQHEVERKLDRVLEHLEE, encoded by the coding sequence ATGACCGATTCGACACCGACTGATTCCGTACAGCAAAACTGGGGCTCCTTCATGGAGGAGATGAACGAGCAGTTCGTCGAGGCCCTCGAACAGAACGTCGAAGCCCAAGCCGAGTTCGTCGAGTCGTGGACAGAAACGCTCGAAGCGACGACCGGCGACGAGCGCCTGAGCGAGGGCGTCGACGGCTACGCCAAGGCCTATCAGGTCTGGATGGACGCAGCCCAAGAGATGGTCGAGCGCACCGCAGACGTGGCCGACGGCGAGCAGATCGACGTCGAGGAGTTCCGCGACGTGTGGCTCAACAGCGCGAACCAAGCGTTCAAGGAGGTCATGTCCACGAGCGCGTTCGCAGCCGCGACCGGCGAGAGCGTCCAAGACGCCATGGAAGTCCGCCAGATGGCCGACGACAGCGCCGAGGCGACGCTCCGCCAGCTCCGCATCCCGACCCAGAGCGATGTCGAGGAGATCGGCGACCGCTTGGTCGAACTCGAACGGCGCCAGCACGAGGTCGAACGAAAGCTCGACCGCGTGCTCGAACATCTCGAGGAGTAA
- the phaC gene encoding class III poly(R)-hydroxyalkanoic acid synthase subunit PhaC, translated as MMNPFATTLDLQREAWENTAEAVTKAGAAPDANETISEVEVGQTPHEVVYEENKLQLYHYEAQTEEQHDVPILIVYALINRPYILDLQPDRSVVRTLLENGFDVYLIDWDEPSQLDRSLQLHDYVDRYVDNCVDVVRERSGQDSINLLGYCMGGTMSVMYSTLHPEKVRNLGLMAAGLCFAGDGGLLELWGDEEFFDPDAVTDTFGNVPADFLDVGFALMDPVENYLTKYVRFYDNVEDEDFVENFARMEEWLGDGIDVAGETFEEFIEDIYQENKLYNNELHLDGKHVDLEEIDMPVLNIVAEYDHLIPPEASKPFNEVVPSDDTEIMEFRTGHIGMSVSSRSHAELWPDVCEWFEERSRVDADATDAAADAADGNDAESSEQSGDAEDAASTGENGTDLQELDGVGPAYAEDLSDAGYDTVEELADADVVAVAEATDLPVGRLEDWIEQATDHRDEA; from the coding sequence ATGATGAACCCGTTTGCGACGACGCTTGACCTCCAGCGTGAGGCGTGGGAAAACACCGCTGAGGCCGTCACGAAAGCCGGAGCCGCACCCGATGCCAACGAGACGATTTCCGAGGTCGAAGTCGGGCAGACCCCCCACGAAGTCGTCTACGAGGAGAACAAGCTCCAGCTCTATCACTACGAGGCCCAGACCGAAGAGCAACACGACGTGCCGATTCTGATCGTCTACGCGCTGATCAATCGGCCGTACATCCTCGATCTCCAGCCCGACCGCTCGGTCGTGCGCACGCTCTTGGAGAACGGCTTCGATGTGTACCTGATCGACTGGGACGAGCCCTCTCAGTTGGATCGCTCGCTCCAACTCCACGACTACGTCGACCGGTACGTCGACAACTGCGTGGATGTCGTCCGCGAGCGCTCCGGGCAGGACAGCATCAACCTGCTCGGCTACTGCATGGGCGGGACGATGAGCGTGATGTACTCCACACTCCACCCCGAGAAGGTCCGCAACCTCGGGCTGATGGCCGCCGGACTGTGCTTCGCTGGCGACGGCGGCCTGCTGGAGCTGTGGGGCGACGAGGAGTTCTTCGATCCCGACGCGGTCACCGACACGTTCGGTAACGTCCCCGCCGACTTCCTCGATGTCGGCTTCGCGCTGATGGACCCCGTCGAGAACTACCTCACCAAGTACGTCCGGTTCTACGACAACGTCGAGGACGAGGACTTCGTCGAGAACTTCGCTCGGATGGAAGAGTGGCTCGGCGACGGCATCGACGTCGCCGGCGAGACGTTCGAGGAGTTCATCGAGGATATCTATCAAGAAAACAAGCTGTACAACAACGAACTCCACCTCGACGGGAAACACGTCGACCTCGAGGAGATCGACATGCCGGTACTCAACATCGTCGCGGAGTACGACCACCTGATCCCGCCGGAGGCCTCCAAGCCGTTCAACGAAGTCGTCCCGAGCGACGACACCGAGATCATGGAGTTCCGGACTGGCCATATCGGCATGAGCGTCTCCTCGCGCTCGCACGCCGAGCTGTGGCCCGACGTGTGTGAATGGTTCGAGGAGCGCTCGCGGGTCGACGCCGATGCCACCGATGCGGCCGCCGACGCCGCTGATGGAAACGACGCCGAGTCCAGCGAGCAGTCGGGCGACGCCGAAGACGCCGCGTCGACGGGAGAGAACGGAACCGATCTGCAGGAACTCGACGGCGTCGGGCCGGCCTACGCCGAGGACCTCTCGGACGCGGGCTACGACACTGTCGAAGAACTGGCTGACGCCGATGTCGTCGCCGTCGCGGAGGCGACCGACCTGCCGGTCGGCCGCCTCGAAGACTGGATCGAACAGGCTACCGACCACCGCGACGAAGCCTGA
- a CDS encoding beta-ketoacyl-ACP reductase produces MSMDQRTCLVTGASRGIGRGIAEHLAAEGANVVVNFRSSETEAANAVDEIRSNGGAAIAAQADVTGRREVEAMREQIHDEFGPIDVLVNNAGITQDTRFEEMTREEWDQVMDVNLGGTFNVTQTFFEDIKAADEGRLINISSIVGKQGNFGQANYATAKSGLFGFTRTIALELARSGSTANCLAPGFTQTDMLDAIDEQIQEKIREDIPLDRFAQIDDIAAAVRFLASEDSSYITGEVIDVNGGMDL; encoded by the coding sequence ATCTCAATGGACCAGCGTACCTGCCTCGTAACGGGCGCATCGCGCGGGATCGGACGCGGCATCGCAGAGCACCTCGCCGCCGAAGGTGCCAACGTCGTCGTGAACTTCCGAAGTTCCGAAACGGAAGCAGCCAATGCCGTCGATGAGATACGATCCAACGGCGGCGCTGCGATCGCCGCGCAGGCCGACGTGACCGGCCGCAGAGAGGTCGAAGCGATGCGCGAGCAGATCCACGACGAGTTCGGCCCGATCGACGTACTGGTCAACAACGCCGGCATCACGCAGGACACCCGGTTCGAGGAGATGACTCGCGAGGAGTGGGATCAGGTGATGGATGTCAACCTCGGCGGGACGTTCAACGTCACCCAGACGTTTTTCGAGGATATCAAAGCCGCCGACGAGGGGCGCCTGATCAACATCTCGAGCATCGTCGGTAAGCAGGGTAACTTCGGGCAGGCCAACTACGCGACCGCCAAGAGCGGCCTCTTTGGATTCACCCGGACCATCGCGCTCGAACTCGCGCGTTCGGGGTCGACGGCAAACTGTCTGGCGCCGGGGTTCACACAGACCGACATGCTCGACGCTATCGACGAGCAGATTCAAGAGAAGATCCGCGAGGACATCCCGCTCGATCGGTTCGCACAGATCGACGACATCGCCGCGGCGGTCCGCTTTCTCGCCAGCGAAGACTCGTCGTACATCACCGGCGAGGTGATCGACGTAAACGGTGGGATGGACCTCTAG
- a CDS encoding DUF7344 domain-containing protein, translated as MTQLSTDGLDLSPDQVYDVLGHPYRRHTLCVLHSRPGSVDLTELATAVSARCDEQTPVEVDDTERHTVLVELHHNHVPRLRSVGLVAYNPAESGAVELVGDIEPLLPTLRSEDDDLQQYRLD; from the coding sequence ATGACGCAGCTCTCGACAGACGGTCTGGATCTCTCTCCGGACCAAGTGTATGACGTTCTTGGGCACCCCTACCGGCGACACACGTTGTGCGTCCTCCACTCCCGGCCCGGTAGCGTCGACCTCACGGAGTTAGCGACTGCCGTTTCGGCGCGGTGTGACGAGCAAACTCCCGTGGAGGTCGACGACACGGAGAGACACACTGTACTGGTCGAACTCCACCACAACCACGTTCCGCGGCTTCGCAGCGTCGGTCTCGTGGCGTACAACCCGGCCGAGAGCGGCGCCGTCGAACTCGTCGGCGACATCGAGCCGCTGTTACCGACACTGCGATCCGAGGATGACGACCTGCAACAGTACCGACTGGACTAG
- the rpsB gene encoding 30S ribosomal protein S2, with the protein MTDNDAEQEGLDAAQEEVDQEPEPGAGPAAEPDEAEPVEGDEEPTADAEEAEAEPQLDEDVMSDEEADLLIPVEDYLGAGVHIGTQQKTDDMERFIHRVRTDGLYVLDVATTDQRIRTAADFLANYEPEQILVTSSRQYGRFPAEKFAEAVGARARTGRFIPGTLTNPKYDGYIEPDVLVVTDPIGDSQAVKEAITVGIPVIAMCDSNNSTSNVDLVVPTNNKGRKALSVVYWLLANETLDRRGAEPAYALDDFESGI; encoded by the coding sequence ATGACAGACAACGACGCAGAACAGGAGGGCCTCGACGCGGCTCAAGAGGAGGTCGACCAGGAGCCGGAGCCCGGCGCCGGTCCGGCCGCCGAGCCCGACGAGGCCGAGCCCGTAGAGGGCGACGAGGAACCGACCGCCGACGCCGAGGAGGCCGAGGCCGAACCGCAACTCGACGAGGACGTTATGTCCGACGAGGAGGCAGACCTCCTCATCCCTGTCGAGGACTATCTGGGCGCCGGTGTCCACATCGGTACCCAGCAGAAGACCGACGACATGGAGCGGTTCATCCACCGCGTCCGAACCGACGGTCTGTACGTGCTCGACGTCGCCACGACCGACCAGCGCATCCGCACGGCTGCGGACTTCTTGGCCAACTACGAGCCCGAGCAGATTCTGGTCACGTCCTCGCGCCAGTACGGTCGCTTCCCCGCCGAGAAGTTCGCGGAAGCGGTCGGCGCGCGCGCCCGCACCGGTCGGTTCATCCCGGGCACGCTGACCAACCCCAAGTACGACGGCTACATCGAGCCCGACGTGCTCGTCGTCACCGACCCGATCGGTGACTCTCAGGCTGTCAAGGAGGCGATCACGGTCGGCATCCCCGTGATTGCGATGTGTGACTCGAACAACTCGACCAGCAACGTCGACCTCGTTGTTCCCACGAACAACAAGGGACGCAAGGCGCTGTCGGTCGTCTACTGGCTGCTGGCCAACGAGACGCTCGACCGCCGCGGCGCCGAACCCGCCTACGCTCTCGACGACTTCGAGAGCGGCATCTAA
- the eno gene encoding phosphopyruvate hydratase, with product MTLITDIRLRRVLDSRGNPTVEADVLTESGGFGRAAAPSGASTGEFEAIELPANEAIAAAREHAVPRLVGEVYAGDQRSVDAALRAADGTEDFSEIGANSAVAISMAAAKAGADVLGAPLFQHLGGAFRGENFPIPLGNVIGGGEHAADATDIQEFLSAPVGAPSVADAVFANAAVHQEIHDILLERDLPSGKGDEGAWAPSVDDTEAFEIVDEAVSTVSEELGFEIKFGLDVAAAEMYDEDEGGYVYDDQVRDTDEQIEYIAELVEEYDLVYVEDPLDENDFDAFTELTEQVGDQTLICGDDLFVTNVERLEDGIEQDAANSILIKPNQIGTLTDAFDAIELATRNEYGTIVSHRSGETEDATIAHLAVATDAEFIKTGAVGGERTAKLNELIRIADDAA from the coding sequence ATGACGCTCATCACCGACATCCGACTCCGGCGCGTCCTCGACTCGCGGGGCAACCCCACGGTCGAGGCGGACGTACTGACAGAGAGCGGTGGCTTCGGCCGCGCGGCCGCACCGAGCGGCGCCAGCACCGGCGAGTTCGAGGCGATCGAACTGCCGGCTAACGAAGCGATCGCGGCGGCTCGGGAACACGCCGTTCCCCGCCTCGTCGGCGAGGTGTACGCCGGCGACCAGCGCTCGGTCGACGCCGCGCTGCGGGCTGCCGACGGCACCGAGGACTTCTCGGAGATCGGCGCCAACAGCGCCGTCGCCATCAGCATGGCCGCCGCAAAGGCCGGCGCCGACGTGCTGGGCGCGCCGCTGTTCCAGCATCTCGGCGGCGCGTTCCGCGGCGAGAACTTCCCGATCCCGCTCGGTAACGTGATCGGCGGCGGCGAACACGCCGCCGACGCGACCGACATCCAAGAGTTCCTCTCGGCACCAGTCGGCGCACCGAGCGTCGCCGACGCCGTGTTCGCCAACGCGGCGGTCCACCAAGAGATCCACGACATCCTGCTCGAACGGGACCTCCCCTCGGGCAAGGGTGACGAGGGCGCTTGGGCGCCGTCGGTCGACGACACCGAAGCCTTCGAGATCGTCGACGAGGCTGTCTCGACCGTCTCCGAGGAGCTCGGCTTCGAGATCAAGTTCGGTCTCGACGTCGCCGCCGCGGAGATGTACGACGAAGACGAGGGCGGCTACGTCTACGACGATCAGGTTCGAGACACCGACGAGCAGATCGAGTACATCGCAGAGCTCGTCGAGGAGTACGATCTGGTCTACGTCGAGGACCCCCTCGACGAGAACGACTTCGACGCCTTCACCGAGCTGACCGAGCAGGTCGGCGATCAGACGCTGATCTGCGGTGACGACCTGTTCGTCACCAACGTCGAACGTTTGGAGGACGGCATCGAGCAGGACGCTGCCAACAGCATCCTGATCAAGCCCAACCAGATCGGTACGCTGACCGACGCGTTCGACGCCATCGAGCTGGCCACCCGGAACGAGTACGGAACGATCGTCTCCCATCGGAGCGGCGAGACCGAAGACGCTACCATCGCACACCTTGCCGTCGCGACCGACGCCGAGTTCATCAAGACCGGCGCCGTCGGCGGCGAGCGCACCGCCAAACTCAACGAACTAATCCGCATCGCGGACGACGCAGCATGA
- a CDS encoding DNA-directed RNA polymerase subunit K: MSQSQRFTRYEKARILGARALQVSYGAPVLVDTDQTEPILVAAEEYDAGALPFTVNRK; encoded by the coding sequence ATGTCCCAGTCACAGCGATTCACGCGATACGAGAAAGCACGGATCCTCGGCGCGCGAGCGCTGCAGGTGTCCTACGGGGCGCCGGTGCTGGTCGATACCGACCAGACCGAACCGATTCTGGTCGCCGCCGAGGAGTACGACGCGGGGGCGCTTCCGTTCACAGTCAACAGAAAATGA
- a CDS encoding DNA-directed RNA polymerase subunit N has product MMVPVRCFTCGNVVGEHWEEFKARAREGDEDPEEVLDELGVDRHCCRRMLVSHKDLVDIVSPYQ; this is encoded by the coding sequence ATGATGGTACCAGTCCGGTGTTTCACCTGTGGCAACGTAGTCGGTGAACACTGGGAAGAGTTCAAGGCGAGAGCCCGCGAGGGAGACGAGGACCCCGAGGAGGTGTTAGACGAGCTCGGCGTCGACCGACACTGCTGTCGCCGCATGCTCGTCTCGCACAAGGACCTCGTCGACATCGTGTCCCCCTACCAGTAA
- a CDS encoding 30S ribosomal protein S9 codes for MVTNTSGKKKTAIARATVRDGDGRVRIDSRPVELVEPELARLKMLEPFRIADDVRDGVDIEVSVQGGGISGQADAVRTAIARGLVQHTGDAELRDAYMEFDRSLLVNDVRQSEPKKWGGPGARARYQKSYR; via the coding sequence ATGGTAACTAACACGAGCGGCAAGAAGAAGACCGCCATCGCGCGCGCCACCGTGCGCGACGGTGACGGTCGCGTGCGAATCGACTCCCGACCGGTCGAGCTGGTCGAACCCGAGCTCGCCCGACTGAAGATGCTCGAACCGTTCCGCATCGCCGACGACGTGCGCGACGGCGTCGACATCGAGGTCAGCGTGCAGGGCGGCGGCATCTCCGGGCAGGCCGACGCAGTCCGAACCGCGATCGCTCGCGGTCTGGTCCAGCACACCGGCGACGCCGAACTCCGTGATGCGTACATGGAGTTCGACCGGTCGCTGCTGGTCAACGACGTTCGCCAGTCCGAGCCCAAGAAGTGGGGCGGACCCGGCGCACGAGCGCGCTACCAGAAGTCCTACCGCTAA
- a CDS encoding 50S ribosomal protein L13, which produces MSFAEYDADVIVDARDCILGRVASEVSQRALDGERVAVVNAEDAVITGSEDDVLGTFEKRAEIGSDRGPYYPKRPDRIFKRSIRGMVPYKTTSGREAFENIRVYVGNPYDEDGDVLEGTSLDRLSNIKFLRLGEVSENLGANVTW; this is translated from the coding sequence ATGAGTTTCGCAGAGTACGACGCCGATGTCATCGTCGACGCCCGAGACTGCATCCTCGGCCGCGTCGCGAGCGAGGTGTCCCAGCGCGCCCTCGACGGCGAACGAGTCGCCGTCGTCAACGCCGAAGACGCCGTCATCACGGGCAGCGAGGACGACGTGCTCGGCACCTTCGAGAAGCGAGCCGAGATCGGCTCCGACCGAGGGCCGTACTACCCCAAGCGACCCGACCGGATCTTCAAGCGCTCGATCCGCGGCATGGTCCCCTACAAGACCACCAGCGGGCGCGAGGCGTTCGAGAACATCCGCGTCTACGTGGGCAACCCCTACGACGAGGACGGCGACGTTCTCGAGGGCACGTCGCTGGACCGACTGTCGAACATCAAGTTCCTCCGCCTCGGGGAGGTCAGCGAGAACCTAGGTGCTAACGTCACATGGTAA
- a CDS encoding 50S ribosomal protein L18e, translating into MSKTNPRLNSLIAELKSVSRDREADVWSDVANRLEKPRRTHAEVNLGRIERYAQEDEMVVVPGKVLGSGALQKSVTVAAVDFSGTAETKIEQVGETTDLEQAIEQNPDGSDVRVIR; encoded by the coding sequence ATGAGCAAGACGAATCCGAGACTGAACAGTCTCATCGCCGAGCTGAAGTCGGTATCCCGCGACCGGGAGGCCGACGTCTGGAGCGACGTCGCAAACCGGCTCGAAAAGCCCCGCCGCACGCACGCGGAGGTCAACTTGGGGCGCATCGAGCGGTATGCGCAGGAAGACGAGATGGTCGTCGTCCCGGGCAAGGTGCTCGGGAGTGGCGCCCTGCAGAAGTCGGTCACCGTCGCGGCGGTCGACTTCTCGGGTACCGCCGAGACCAAGATCGAACAGGTCGGCGAGACCACAGACCTAGAACAGGCGATCGAACAGAACCCCGACGGCTCCGACGTACGGGTGATCCGATGA
- a CDS encoding DNA-directed RNA polymerase subunit D, whose protein sequence is MAVDYDVEFIERDDRSARFLVRGVAPAFANGIRRAMIADVPTMAIDTVRVVENSSVMFDEQLGLRMGLVPLTTPPGEFEVGDSVTLSIDVQGPATAYSGDLISSDDLVQPADENVPIIDLKDDQRLEAEVEAVAKSGKDHAKHQGGVAVGYRNLQRVEVVGDRGEFEDDEPHIVRGVVEDDGELVPAEDFGNDLSQLYPGKEVEIHDVENAFVFHVETDGSFTVDELVTQAVDTIEDRASELETAVQL, encoded by the coding sequence ATGGCAGTGGACTACGACGTCGAGTTCATCGAACGCGACGACCGGTCTGCCCGGTTCCTCGTTCGCGGGGTCGCCCCCGCGTTCGCCAACGGCATCCGCCGGGCGATGATCGCCGACGTTCCGACGATGGCGATCGACACGGTCCGCGTCGTCGAGAACTCGTCGGTGATGTTCGACGAGCAACTCGGCCTTCGCATGGGGCTGGTCCCGCTGACCACCCCGCCGGGCGAGTTCGAGGTCGGTGACTCGGTCACGCTCTCGATCGACGTTCAGGGGCCCGCAACGGCCTACTCCGGCGATCTGATCAGCTCCGACGATCTGGTCCAGCCCGCCGACGAGAACGTCCCGATCATCGATCTAAAAGACGACCAGCGCCTGGAGGCCGAAGTCGAAGCGGTCGCCAAGTCCGGCAAGGACCACGCCAAACATCAGGGCGGGGTCGCGGTCGGCTACCGCAACCTCCAGCGCGTCGAGGTCGTCGGTGATCGCGGCGAGTTCGAGGACGACGAGCCCCACATCGTCCGGGGCGTCGTCGAGGACGACGGCGAACTGGTCCCCGCAGAGGACTTTGGCAACGACCTCTCCCAGCTGTATCCTGGCAAAGAGGTCGAGATCCACGACGTCGAGAACGCCTTCGTGTTCCACGTCGAGACCGACGGCTCGTTCACGGTCGACGAACTCGTCACGCAGGCTGTCGACACGATCGAAGATCGAGCGAGCGAACTCGAAACCGCAGTACAGCTTTAA
- a CDS encoding 30S ribosomal protein S11 yields MADNDEKWGVAHVHASFNNTLITVTDQTGAETIAKSSGGAVVKQNRDEASPYAAMQMAETVAEEVLAAGIEGVHVRVRGPGGNLQKSPGPGAQATIRALARAGLEIGRIEDVTPIPHDGSRAPKGKSGY; encoded by the coding sequence ATGGCAGACAACGACGAAAAGTGGGGCGTAGCCCACGTGCACGCATCGTTCAACAACACGCTCATCACGGTCACCGACCAGACCGGCGCCGAGACGATCGCCAAGTCGTCCGGTGGCGCTGTGGTCAAGCAGAACCGTGACGAGGCGTCGCCGTACGCGGCGATGCAGATGGCCGAGACCGTCGCCGAGGAAGTGCTGGCGGCCGGCATCGAGGGCGTCCACGTCCGCGTTCGCGGACCGGGCGGCAACCTCCAGAAGAGTCCCGGCCCCGGCGCGCAGGCGACGATCCGCGCGCTGGCCCGCGCCGGTCTGGAGATCGGCCGCATCGAGGACGTCACGCCGATCCCGCACGACGGCTCTCGCGCGCCCAAAGGCAAGAGCGGATACTAA
- a CDS encoding 30S ribosomal protein S4 has translation MPLGSKTKAYETPNHPFQGERISSEHDLLGRYGLKNKEELWRAQSELRSFRREARELLGRTQGDAEAAGREGEEFLERLKRYGILDDTDGLDDILSLEINDVLERRLQTIAYRRGLANTPQQARQFIVHGHVVVGDRRVSVPSYKVEVDEEESVEFDETSPLADELHPERAEEQ, from the coding sequence ATGCCGCTGGGATCCAAGACGAAGGCCTACGAGACGCCGAACCACCCATTCCAGGGCGAGCGAATCTCCTCCGAGCACGACCTGCTCGGTCGCTACGGCCTCAAGAACAAAGAAGAGCTCTGGCGTGCCCAGTCCGAGCTTCGTAGCTTCCGCCGCGAGGCCCGTGAACTGCTCGGTCGCACGCAGGGTGACGCCGAAGCCGCCGGTCGCGAGGGCGAGGAGTTCCTCGAACGGCTCAAGCGCTACGGCATCCTCGACGACACCGACGGACTCGACGACATTCTGTCGCTGGAGATCAACGACGTGCTCGAGCGTCGCCTCCAGACGATCGCCTACCGTCGCGGTCTGGCGAACACGCCCCAGCAGGCGCGACAGTTCATCGTCCACGGACACGTCGTGGTCGGCGACCGACGCGTGTCGGTGCCGTCCTACAAGGTCGAAGTCGACGAGGAGGAATCCGTCGAGTTCGACGAGACCAGCCCGCTCGCTGACGAACTCCACCCCGAACGCGCGGAGGAGCAATAA
- a CDS encoding 30S ribosomal protein S13, translating to MSAEQPDEPEDDEDLRYFVRIGQTDLDGTKSVERSLIEMNGIGRRTARIIAEKADIDRTATFGRLEDDEIDRIVTKVEEYADEVPEWLTNRQNDFFSGETTHKVGNDLQMKRRHDINRMKMIDSYKGVRHKRGQKVRGQRTKSTGRTEGTIGVNVEEIREEQAEEAAGDEGGEE from the coding sequence ATGAGTGCAGAACAACCAGACGAACCCGAAGACGACGAGGACCTTCGGTACTTCGTCCGCATCGGGCAAACCGACCTCGATGGGACGAAATCCGTCGAGCGGTCGCTCATCGAGATGAACGGCATCGGCCGTCGAACGGCCAGAATTATCGCAGAGAAGGCTGACATCGACCGAACGGCGACTTTCGGCCGACTCGAGGACGACGAGATCGATCGAATCGTCACCAAGGTCGAGGAGTACGCCGACGAGGTCCCCGAGTGGCTCACCAACCGCCAGAACGACTTCTTCTCCGGCGAGACGACGCACAAGGTCGGCAACGACTTGCAGATGAAGCGTCGTCACGACATCAACCGGATGAAGATGATCGACTCCTACAAGGGCGTGCGCCACAAGCGCGGCCAGAAGGTGCGCGGTCAGCGGACCAAGTCCACCGGTCGTACGGAGGGCACCATCGGCGTCAACGTCGAGGAGATCCGCGAAGAGCAGGCTGAGGAAGCCGCCGGCGACGAGGGAGGTGAAGAATAA